Proteins from a genomic interval of Crassostrea angulata isolate pt1a10 chromosome 7, ASM2561291v2, whole genome shotgun sequence:
- the LOC128192447 gene encoding protein PML-like, with translation MAGISATTRQGTQLSARTRPTTSLGGDDEVSEDLVICKICNRELTTPKHFPCLHTFCEACLNIHAKASKQSDESAQVKCPTCSVPAPESADTDPEKIVAKLPINNLLLSHVMKRQLKTKTCKPCKRRKKTSTAKSWCSECAEALCDECVENHASIQSSNRHLVIPITEAENNPFTMQRKILCIDHPREEVTKFCMEHQTACCGKCKTGTHSQCTSFLPIDRAIEVMRKKQELTVLVSQLETMSSNAEKIVTERKKAVADLASHKVEEEKVIQTFRTKVIEHVDNLEKALKEEFDELHEREINHIQQDIEVFEQKLQNINYYKDLLDAATKNIPPLAVLTEGAKIRQQCQLLEENMQHRAGKIVRTQYEIKETDLVSKMPNLGIVDAKHTTLHSDRTIDHLQLSPRLPIRMSEKRHNFLALKYQSSFISGGFAMNKNLVLVDNKGREVRGYSESGHRIDTQVCPMYGNPFDATLLPDRKGNYMIAVTLPVMKTIQLLEVGPRSLSIMDRFHFKSVDQCFGITFVDGKLLVACMKSIDMWELDAENRLTLVTSMKVEGERVKYICAADHNRVYYTDSDFRGGLYCITTDGGSIFRYSHKNLRVPMGMAVDQRGNVYVAGHYSNNIHQVSPEGGLIQIIAPEDDGFKKPIMMISNGEKIFLSYESHTITYMYPS, from the coding sequence ATGGCAGGAATATCCGCCACTACACGTCAGGGGACCCAGTTATCTGCTCGAACACGCCCAACCACTTCACTTGGTGGTGACGATGAAGTAAGTGAAGATCTCGTGATCTGTAAAATTTGTAACAGGGAACTGACGACTCCAAAACATTTTCCGTGTCTCCATACTTTCTGTGAAGCATGTTTGAATATCCACGCCAAAGCGTCCAAGCAGTCAGACGAGAGTGCCCAGGTCAAGTGTCCGACATGTTCCGTCCCTGCCCCGGAATCTGCCGACACGGATCCAGAGAAAATTGTGGCCAAACTTCCGATCAACAACCTGCTTCTGTCGCATGTTATGAAGCGCCAACTGAAGACCAAGACATGCAAGCCATGTAAGCGTCGAAAGAAAACGTCCACGGCAAAGTCATGGTGCTCGGAATGCGCCGAAGCTCTTTGTGACGAATGTGTCGAAAATCACGCCTCAATACAATCTTCGAATCGACATCTTGTTATCCCAATTACTGAAGCTGAGAATAACCCGTTTACAATGCAAAGAAAGATTCTTTGCATTGACCATCCACGCGAGGAGGTGACGAAATTCTGTATGGAGCATCAAACGGCCTGCTGTGGTAAATGCAAGACGGGTACCCATTCTCAATGCACTTCGTTTCTACCGATTGACAGAGCTATCGAGGTCATGAGAAAAAAGCAAGAGCTAACTGTGCTTGTGTCTCAACTGGAAACCATGAGCAGCAACGCCGAGAAAATAGTCACAGAAAGGAAGAAGGCTGTCGCCGATCTTGCTTCCCACAAAGTTGAAGAAGAAAAGGTAATCCAAACATTTCGAACAAAAGTGATCGAGCACGTGGACAATCTAGAAAAGGCACTCAAAGAAGAATTTGACGAACTTCATGAAAGAGAGATCAATCATATTCAACAGGATATTGAGGTGTTCGAACAGAAACTTCAGAACATTAACTATTATAAAGATCTACTGGATGCTGCTACAAAGAACATTCCGCCACTCGCAGTCCTTACTGAAGGGGCAAAAATTAGACAGCAGTGCCAATTATTGGAGGAAAACATGCAACACAGAGCTGGAAAAATCGTGAGAACACAATATGAGATCAAAGAGACAGACCTTGTTTCAAAAATGCCAAATCTGGGGATAGTTGATGCGAAACACACGACATTACACTCTGACAGAACAATCGACCACTTGCAGTTGTCTCCTAGGTTACCAATTCGAATGTCAGAAAAAAGACACAACTTCTTGGCGCTCAAATACCAAAGTAGCTTCATATCAGGCGGCTTTGCGATGAACAAAAACCTAGTCTTGGTAGACAATAAAGGCCGAGAAGTCCGAGGGTATTCCGAGTCCGGACACAGGATTGATACTCAAGTATGTCCCATGTATGGAAACCCCTTTGATGCCACCCTTCTTCCGGACAGAAAGGGTAACTATATGATTGCTGTCACCCTACCAGTAATGAAAACTATTCAGCTGCTGGAAGTGGGACCTAGGTCCTTGAGTATCATGGATCGTTTCCACTTTAAGTCAGTGGATCAATGTTTTGGCATTACCTTTGTGGACGGCAAACTCCTCGTCGCTTGCATGAAGTCTATAGATATGTGGGAACTTGATGCCGAAAATCGCCTGACTTTGGTAACATCCATGAAAGTCGAAGGTGAGCGAGTCAAGTACATCTGCGCCGCTGACCACAATCGCGTTTACTACACAGACTCCGACTTCCGGGGAGGGCTGTACTGCATTACTACGGACGGGGGAAGTATTTTCCGATATTCACACAAAAATTTGCGAGTTCCCATGGGAATGGCCGTTGATCAGCGCGGAAATGTTTACGTGGCTGGACATTACTCCAACAACATCCACCAGGTTTCTCCAGAAGGCGGGCTTATTCAGATCATTGCTCCGGAGGATGACGGGTTTAAGAAACCAATTATGATGATATCCAATGGGGAAAAGATCTTCTTGAGCTATGAGAGTCACACCATTACCTATATGTATCCTTCTTAG
- the LOC128192449 gene encoding uridine-cytidine kinase 2-like isoform X1 — protein MLFRQKILKCCRYFATNSNFQMMAATNRSGSTNSWQRKNGFERERVPRPFVIGVAGGTASGKSSVCAKIMQQLGQDDVDHKQRQVVIINQDTFYRPLSEEENAKALKGEFNFDHPDAFDYDFMVNTLKELVAGNEVKLPQYNYKTNAREEKWHTVYPADVVLFEGILVFYFKELRDMYHMKLFVDTDPDTRLARRVLRDTKERGRDIENILHQYTTLVKPAFEEFCLPTKKYADVIIPRGADNTVAIDLIVQHIQELLRPSANKIGNKRPRYNSDSFVGRPH, from the exons ATGTTATTTCGCCAGAAAATATTGAAGTGTTGTAGATATTTTGCAACAAACTCAAATTTTCAGATGATGGCTGCAACAAACAGATCAGGATCTACCAACAGTTGGCAAAGAAAAAACGGATTCGAGAGGGAAAGGGTTCCTAGGCCTTTTGTTATTGGTGTTGCAGGGGGAACTGCCTCAGGAAAA TCATCAGTATGTGCCAAAATAATGCAGCAGCTTGGCCAGGATGATGTTGATCACAAACAGCGACAAGTGGTCATCATCAACCAAGACACGTTTTACCGCCCCCTCTCAGAGGAAGAGAACGCAAAGGCCCTAAAGGGGGAGTTCAACTTTGATCATCCAG atgCCTTTGATTATGATTTTATGGTGAACACATTAAAAGAGTTGGTTGCTGGAAATGAAGTAAAATTACCACAATATAATTACAAGACGAATGCAAG AGAGGAGAAGTGGCACACAGTCTATCCTGCTGATGTTGTTCTGTTTGAGGGCATCTTAGTGTTTTACTTCAAAGAACTCAGAGACATGTACCACATGAAGCTATTTGTTGACACAGATCCAGACACCAGATTGGCCAGGAGAG TACTGAGGGACACAAAGGAAAGAGGCAGAGATATAGAAAACATTCTACATCAATACACCACTCTAGTCAAACCTGCCTTTGAAGAATTCTGCCTCCCT ACAAAGAAATATGCTGATGTTATTATACCCAGAGGAGCTGATAATACAG TGGCAATTGACTTGATAGTACAACACATTCAAGAACTACTTCGTCCATCAGCAAATAAAATAGGCAACAAAAGACCGCGCTACAATTCAGACTCCTTTGTTGGAAGACCACATTAA
- the LOC128192449 gene encoding uridine-cytidine kinase 2-like isoform X2: MLNLSPESIYILKPCHGEMMAATNRSGSTNSWQRKNGFERERVPRPFVIGVAGGTASGKSSVCAKIMQQLGQDDVDHKQRQVVIINQDTFYRPLSEEENAKALKGEFNFDHPDAFDYDFMVNTLKELVAGNEVKLPQYNYKTNAREEKWHTVYPADVVLFEGILVFYFKELRDMYHMKLFVDTDPDTRLARRVLRDTKERGRDIENILHQYTTLVKPAFEEFCLPTKKYADVIIPRGADNTVAIDLIVQHIQELLRPSANKIGNKRPRYNSDSFVGRPH, encoded by the exons ATGATGGCTGCAACAAACAGATCAGGATCTACCAACAGTTGGCAAAGAAAAAACGGATTCGAGAGGGAAAGGGTTCCTAGGCCTTTTGTTATTGGTGTTGCAGGGGGAACTGCCTCAGGAAAA TCATCAGTATGTGCCAAAATAATGCAGCAGCTTGGCCAGGATGATGTTGATCACAAACAGCGACAAGTGGTCATCATCAACCAAGACACGTTTTACCGCCCCCTCTCAGAGGAAGAGAACGCAAAGGCCCTAAAGGGGGAGTTCAACTTTGATCATCCAG atgCCTTTGATTATGATTTTATGGTGAACACATTAAAAGAGTTGGTTGCTGGAAATGAAGTAAAATTACCACAATATAATTACAAGACGAATGCAAG AGAGGAGAAGTGGCACACAGTCTATCCTGCTGATGTTGTTCTGTTTGAGGGCATCTTAGTGTTTTACTTCAAAGAACTCAGAGACATGTACCACATGAAGCTATTTGTTGACACAGATCCAGACACCAGATTGGCCAGGAGAG TACTGAGGGACACAAAGGAAAGAGGCAGAGATATAGAAAACATTCTACATCAATACACCACTCTAGTCAAACCTGCCTTTGAAGAATTCTGCCTCCCT ACAAAGAAATATGCTGATGTTATTATACCCAGAGGAGCTGATAATACAG TGGCAATTGACTTGATAGTACAACACATTCAAGAACTACTTCGTCCATCAGCAAATAAAATAGGCAACAAAAGACCGCGCTACAATTCAGACTCCTTTGTTGGAAGACCACATTAA
- the LOC128192449 gene encoding uridine-cytidine kinase 2-like isoform X3, which produces MMAATNRSGSTNSWQRKNGFERERVPRPFVIGVAGGTASGKSSVCAKIMQQLGQDDVDHKQRQVVIINQDTFYRPLSEEENAKALKGEFNFDHPDAFDYDFMVNTLKELVAGNEVKLPQYNYKTNAREEKWHTVYPADVVLFEGILVFYFKELRDMYHMKLFVDTDPDTRLARRVLRDTKERGRDIENILHQYTTLVKPAFEEFCLPTKKYADVIIPRGADNTVAIDLIVQHIQELLRPSANKIGNKRPRYNSDSFVGRPH; this is translated from the exons ATGATGGCTGCAACAAACAGATCAGGATCTACCAACAGTTGGCAAAGAAAAAACGGATTCGAGAGGGAAAGGGTTCCTAGGCCTTTTGTTATTGGTGTTGCAGGGGGAACTGCCTCAGGAAAA TCATCAGTATGTGCCAAAATAATGCAGCAGCTTGGCCAGGATGATGTTGATCACAAACAGCGACAAGTGGTCATCATCAACCAAGACACGTTTTACCGCCCCCTCTCAGAGGAAGAGAACGCAAAGGCCCTAAAGGGGGAGTTCAACTTTGATCATCCAG atgCCTTTGATTATGATTTTATGGTGAACACATTAAAAGAGTTGGTTGCTGGAAATGAAGTAAAATTACCACAATATAATTACAAGACGAATGCAAG AGAGGAGAAGTGGCACACAGTCTATCCTGCTGATGTTGTTCTGTTTGAGGGCATCTTAGTGTTTTACTTCAAAGAACTCAGAGACATGTACCACATGAAGCTATTTGTTGACACAGATCCAGACACCAGATTGGCCAGGAGAG TACTGAGGGACACAAAGGAAAGAGGCAGAGATATAGAAAACATTCTACATCAATACACCACTCTAGTCAAACCTGCCTTTGAAGAATTCTGCCTCCCT ACAAAGAAATATGCTGATGTTATTATACCCAGAGGAGCTGATAATACAG TGGCAATTGACTTGATAGTACAACACATTCAAGAACTACTTCGTCCATCAGCAAATAAAATAGGCAACAAAAGACCGCGCTACAATTCAGACTCCTTTGTTGGAAGACCACATTAA